From the Candidozyma auris chromosome 2, complete sequence genome, the window TACAAGAACTACTTCAAGATTGTGAACACCAACAACCCACCACAGATTACCAAGCCTCCATACGCCCCAGCCTTGCAGGGTATGTTGAACAGAGCTTCCTTGGAGGAGAGACAGAGATTCGAGTATGACGACGAAACTCTTGATATCTTGGCTGGTAACGCGTAAACAAACCAATCCTAGATATAATCTATTGTATTTATGTGACATGCAATCAATGTAATGAAGTTACACGGTTTAATATTTGATCATGCTATTATCGTATTTATCCCAATGTAGGCCATTTCTTAGTCCAAATTGCTATCTTCGGTTTTATAATTGTCAAGGACAATTCTGTATATGAAAGATGGAGCAAAACCGCCAATGTTGGTAATGTAGATGTCAATGTGCTCTGGAGGAACATAGTCCGCTAAAGGATTAGTCACAACGTCGACGTTTTGCATAAGGCTGTAGTCATCATAGTTGAGGACCTTACCAGAATTTCCAACCTCTATGAGGTCTTCTCTGTTGAAAGGGTACTTGGGTGAAATTTTGAATAATCCAGCAACGGCGAAAACAGGAGTCTTGTGTTCCTTAGCACATTCCACTACATTAGCAACACCAGCGTTTGAAAGAGCACCACCATTGGCATAAACAGCATTGGCACCAAGGATGACCTTGCCTACCCTAGACATCACAGCAAAAATCGTGCTGTCAGGTATAAGAACGGCTTCGATCCTGTTTTCAGCTAGCGACTTGACGAATCTCTGTGcatcaagcaaatcatTAGGGTAACTCTCGGTAACCAAAACTGtgaattttctcttcactcTTGCTTTAATTAGAAATTGTAAAACAGTATCCGAAGTAGGAGTAGCACATAGTAAGATCTCATTTTCGTGAATCAAGTCTGATGCCATAGACTCGAGCTCTCCTTTAACGTTAGAGATTTCGTCGACGAGGTCCTTGATTCCTTGAATGATGATCGAACGCATGTCGCTCGACTGCTTTTTGCTATGTATTTGctggttcttcttggtgctCAGTTGGTTCGTTGAAAGTAAGCTGAACATGGAGCTCATCATTGGCGTATTGTCTGTGTTGTTTTCGGTGTCGATCTCATCTCTTATCAATGCAAGCACTCTCCTGACGATATTTCCTGGAATAATATCTGTCGGCCTGGCACCCTCAAGTATTATTCCCACCTTCCTGATCACGGCGATTAGATCGTAGGGGTTTGTCCACCTGACTGCTGAAATCA encodes:
- the GCD7 gene encoding translation initiation factor eIF2B subunit beta; its protein translation is MTSAVTPEIKAIVDPLVSQIKRRETTDDKGLALEVAHMLMRVISAVRWTNPYDLIAVIRKVGIILEGARPTDIIPGNIVRRVLALIRDEIDTENNTDNTPMMSSMFSLLSTNQSSTKKNQQIHSKKQSSDMRSIIIQGIKDLVDEISNVKGELESMASDLIHENEILLCATPTSDTVLQFLIKARVKRKFTVLVTESYPNDLLDAQRFVKSLAENRIEAVLIPDSTIFAVMSRVGKVILGANAVYANGGALSNAGVANVVECAKEHKTPVFAVAGLFKISPKYPFNREDLIEVGNSGKVLNYDDYSLMQNVDVVTNPLADYVPPEHIDIYITNIGGFAPSFIYRIVLDNYKTEDSNLD